In Chengkuizengella sediminis, the genomic stretch TGTTATTTTCATCATAAGTATAAAGGGTCACTCTTCCAGCCCAGTCCGTCACACTTTTCAACTTTCCAGCTTCATCATACGTATAGGAAACGATTTTTCCATCAGGATAAATAAGCTGTGAAAGATTGCCCACTTCATCATATCGATATTCGATTTTGTTTCCATTCTCATCAACATACGAGACAATTCGATCCAAAGCATCATAAGTTCTCGTGATCGTTTTTCCATCTTGATCTGTCACCGTAAGTAAATTGTGATTGTCATCATACGTTCGACTGACTTCGGATTCCGGTGTGTTCGTTTTGATGAAACGTCCGACTTCATCGTACGCATAAGTGGTCACTTGTTCTCTCACATTTTTCTTTTCGATTAATAGATCACGACCATCATATTGATACGTGATCCCCCCACCACTGTCGAACGTCTCTTTAATTAATCTTCCTGCTGCATCATATTCAAAGGAGGTTTCCACGCCATTGGCATCGGTGAATGCTAATAACTGACCTTTAGAATCAAAGGATTGCTGGCTTATACCGCCCATAGCGTCTACCACTTGTACCAGTTGATTCACGGCATCATATTGATACGTTTGTACATTTTCTAACGGATCAGTCAGTGTGGTTAATCGTCCGTTTTTGTCATAAGCTTGTGTAGTTGTATTTCCTAGTGCATCAGTTGTTTGAATCGGTTGATAGCTATCGTTATATACAATCGATGTGATCTGATTGTCTTTTGCATCCTTTTGAGAAATCAAATTACCAACGGCATCATATTGCGTTGTAAACGTATTCCCTAATGGGTCTGTCATTCCCGTCTGTCTTCCCATCGCATCATATGTCGTGATCATGGTGTTTCCTGATGGATCGGTGACATTCGTGAGTCGACCTTCCTTGTCATAGGCATACTGAGTCACCTGGCCTAAGGCATCTGCTTCTTGAATTAGGGCATTTATTTTATTGTACGTATAGGTCGTTACATTGCCAGCTGCATCGGTTTTGATGATCATATTACTCTTTTGATCATACGTAAACTGAGTGACTCCATTTAATGCATTGGTTTCACTTAAGAGATTACCTAATGCATCGTAAGTGAAGGTACTTATATTTCCTTCTGGATCTATCGTGCTGACTAAACGATCCATTTTATCATACGTATAGGTTTCACTGTTTCCAATCTCATCAGTCGTTGAAACAAGGCGGTCTAACGCATCGTAACTGAAGGTCACTGTATTGCCGAGCTGATCAGTGGTACTTAGGATCCTCCCCTTGGCATCGTAAGTATTTTCTATTATATTTCCTTTAGCATCGGTCGTTTTGGTTAATTGATCCAAGTGATTATACGTATATTGGGTGGATTGATTTTCTGCATCGGTTTCAGACACCAGGTTGCCATTTCTATCATTCGTATAACTAGTGACATTTCCTAAAGCATCGGTTTTCGTTAATACATTGCCCATCCCATCATAAGTAAATACCGTTTCCTTGCCTAACGCATCCACTTCTTTGGTGATGTTGCCGCTAGAATCCACGGTAAATGTACTTGTGCCTTCCAGTGCATCGGTGACTTGGATGAGTTGTCCCATTGCATTGTGCGTCATGGACGTGATACTTCCATTCTTGTCTGTTTTAGCACTTAAATACCCAAGTGTATCATAAGTGAATTCCTCACGGTTGCCTTCAGCATCTGTCTCACTGATCAGTTGATCAATCGCATTGTATTCTTTGGTTGTGACATGACCCATTGGATCTGTGATTTGGAAAACTCTTCCTTTGGCATCATACGATTGCACCGTTTCATGACCCATTGGATCTGTGATTTTTTGCAAACGATCTTCTGCATCGTATGCATATGAAATCGTATTTCCTAATCGATCTTCTACTGAAACGAGCTTTCCGTTTGCATTATACGTATAGGTTGTGGTCTCTTCCAAGGCATTGGTTTCACTTAAGAGATTGCCCTGCATATCATAGGCAAATTGAGTGGTGTTGCCTAACTGATCTGTTTGTTGAATAAGATGATCCAACGCATCATATGCATACGTGATGGCTTCCGTTTCAGAGAAACTTTCTTTGGTTAATCTACCTACCTCATCATATTCGTACTTAACGATATTCCCGTTTGGATCTTGTTTCTCTTGCAGCATACCGTTGGTATTCGTAAATAAGGTCTCAGCTTCATTAAAATTCACATTGCTTTGCACATAACCCAGCTCATCATACGTAAAATATTGCTGAAATCCTTCTGGATTCGTCACTTGAATTAAACGATTGGACTCATCATACGTAAATTCTGTTTTCTGCTGGACAGCGTTCGTTCTCGTTAATAGATTGTTACGCTCATCATAAGTCATGAGGGTCATATTCTCAGCTTGATCGATGATTTCAATCGTGTTGCCCATCTCATCGTACCCAAATTGTTTCGTTTGATTTAAGGCATTGGTTTCTTTAATCAAATTCCCTAGGCCGTCATACTCCATAGTGGTGATGTGACCTAACTCATCTTCGACTTTCACCAATCGGTACTGATAATCATGGATAAGTTTCTTCGTTTGACCATCTCTTTTGGTTACGATGGTGGTTAAGTAACCCGGTTCAATTTCTTCGTCATATTGGAACGTCGTGATTGCATTTCCTTCCACACCATCGTCTTGTGTAATGACACGACCTGATTCATCATACGTATTGACAAAAGTTTGCACGCCTTGCTCTGTTGAAGTTAGCACTCTTCCTTGTTCATCATACGTATACGTAATGACTTCGTCCCTAGCATTTGTAATTTGGGTAAGATGGTTGTTTTCATCATATTGAAGGTGAACCGTTCTCGCTAGATTATCTGTTACTTTGGTTAATAGATTCCCTGTATATTCAAATGAAAAAAAGGTTCCCGTGTCTTCTTCAATCACTTTGATCAATTGATGAGTACTTTCATCATATTGGAACGTAATGCTTTTCCCATGTTTATTGATCAGTTCTACTAGTTTTCCAGAAGCATCAAATTGATAGATTCGTTGATCTTTTCTTTTTAACGTATAACTCCCGTCTTCTTGTTGGGTGAGCTCGTCAAACTGCGTGGCTTTGTCATAGGAATCATACGTACCATCCTCATTTTTAATAAATCGATTCTTCTGGTGATTGGACCAGCGAATAACGACAGAATACTCTGATTCTTGTTCTAAGTAAGCATCATAATTGTGACTCCAACCGATGCCCACTACTCCCTCATTTAATAGAAGAGAATGATAGGCAAGTTTAAAGTTCAGCTTCTGCGGACCATGCAATTGAAGCAAGTTTTTGTTGATGACCATCGCTCCTGAAGAGGTATCTACAGGATCAGCATGGTAAGACCTGGTATCAGCAAAAGCATAATAATCGATTCTTTCTATTTGTTTTTTAGCCTCAGAACCCGAAATTGGGGTTGGGTTGAGGGGTTTAGGTAAATAAAAACCTAGTCCAAATGGTATGTTGGCTGCCTTACCGTTTGTGATCCCCGAAACGTGAACGAGGTCAAATCCTGGAGAAGCCCCTGCCATATCCAGTCCAACTACAGCCACTGCAACGACGGGTTGATCAAATCCGATATCTGCTAAATCAAAGCTCGTCGTAGTCCCCCCTTCTGCTATGCCAAGAAATACAAACTCATTATCATAAGAGCTCACATAAATTTCAGCTTGATCACCAGCTGGACTATCTTCTTTTATAAATACATCTGGTGAATTGGGTAAATCAATCACTTCATTTGAAAAGCCGATAGTTATATAACTTCCTGTGGGTAAGGCTACAAATCCTTCAGCATCTCCACCAAGAGCAACTCTAGGTGAAACATAAGGGTAAGCTTCATCATTATCAAAGTTACCCGTCAATTTTCCATAAAAATCATGATACTCTGGATTCGCCCCACTATAATATTGATTTAATAGTTTAGAGCCAAAAGTTGCAGATAAAAGAGACCATGTTGAACCTTTCTCTCCTGTTACTTTGATATAATAAGTACCTGAATGAGGAGGAGAGAATTCCATACTTGAGTCCGATGTATAAATCGATGTCGTTTCATTTTCAGGATAAATCGATACACTTTCCCCACCTATTTTTTCAAATGAATAGGTTTGACTGGCATCCAACTCTGTTGAATACCATGTATAACCTTGATTTGTGATTGTTCCTTCAAAGTCACTATTCAAATTTGCTTCAAGAGCCGTTCCCCTTGTCGTACCAGGATCAGT encodes the following:
- a CDS encoding RHS repeat-associated core domain-containing protein, which translates into the protein MEEPGMLKQTAIPIDLSNDFEGRITETRYTWYKTELDANQTYNWYKKGGEYLYFYPEGSTTYEYKASFNTVFSFTPSTTGTYYLKIIGTPGLTWSLDLVEEPGMLKQTAIPIDLSNGFEGTITETRYTWYKTELDANQTYISKKSGGDHLYFYSEGSTTYEYKASYSTIFDFTPSTTGTYYLKIVGTPGLTWSLTPTDPGTTRGTALEANLNSDFEGTITNQGYTWYSTELDASQTYSFEKIGGESVSIYPENETTSIYTSDSSMEFSPPHSGTYYIKVTGEKGSTWSLLSATFGSKLLNQYYSGANPEYHDFYGKLTGNFDNDEAYPYVSPRVALGGDAEGFVALPTGSYITIGFSNEVIDLPNSPDVFIKEDSPAGDQAEIYVSSYDNEFVFLGIAEGGTTTSFDLADIGFDQPVVAVAVVGLDMAGASPGFDLVHVSGITNGKAANIPFGLGFYLPKPLNPTPISGSEAKKQIERIDYYAFADTRSYHADPVDTSSGAMVINKNLLQLHGPQKLNFKLAYHSLLLNEGVVGIGWSHNYDAYLEQESEYSVVIRWSNHQKNRFIKNEDGTYDSYDKATQFDELTQQEDGSYTLKRKDQRIYQFDASGKLVELINKHGKSITFQYDESTHQLIKVIEEDTGTFFSFEYTGNLLTKVTDNLARTVHLQYDENNHLTQITNARDEVITYTYDEQGRVLTSTEQGVQTFVNTYDESGRVITQDDGVEGNAITTFQYDEEIEPGYLTTIVTKRDGQTKKLIHDYQYRLVKVEDELGHITTMEYDGLGNLIKETNALNQTKQFGYDEMGNTIEIIDQAENMTLMTYDERNNLLTRTNAVQQKTEFTYDESNRLIQVTNPEGFQQYFTYDELGYVQSNVNFNEAETLFTNTNGMLQEKQDPNGNIVKYEYDEVGRLTKESFSETEAITYAYDALDHLIQQTDQLGNTTQFAYDMQGNLLSETNALEETTTYTYNANGKLVSVEDRLGNTISYAYDAEDRLQKITDPMGHETVQSYDAKGRVFQITDPMGHVTTKEYNAIDQLISETDAEGNREEFTYDTLGYLSAKTDKNGSITSMTHNAMGQLIQVTDALEGTSTFTVDSSGNITKEVDALGKETVFTYDGMGNVLTKTDALGNVTSYTNDRNGNLVSETDAENQSTQYTYNHLDQLTKTTDAKGNIIENTYDAKGRILSTTDQLGNTVTFSYDALDRLVSTTDEIGNSETYTYDKMDRLVSTIDPEGNISTFTYDALGNLLSETNALNGVTQFTYDQKSNMIIKTDAAGNVTTYTYNKINALIQEADALGQVTQYAYDKEGRLTNVTDPSGNTMITTYDAMGRQTGMTDPLGNTFTTQYDAVGNLISQKDAKDNQITSIVYNDSYQPIQTTDALGNTTTQAYDKNGRLTTLTDPLENVQTYQYDAVNQLVQVVDAMGGISQQSFDSKGQLLAFTDANGVETSFEYDAAGRLIKETFDSGGGITYQYDGRDLLIEKKNVREQVTTYAYDEVGRFIKTNTPESEVSRTYDDNHNLLTVTDQDGKTITRTYDALDRIVSYVDENGNKIEYRYDEVGNLSQLIYPDGKIVSYTYDEAGKLKSVTDWAGRVTLYTYDENNRLIFTVRPDGSKETRTYDVAGQLIELKDETKDGDIIHQETFTYDASSNVKTEGNKNYLYDELNRLTQADNFLNPLDQSSVNYQYAYDIGGNIQTIQEINDLSTQETSITYTSDNRIETYDGETVLYDADGNMIQGPLQGVMQQMEYDSQNHLIRAGDYTYTYNAEDIRTSITNTSTDETVYQVVNPHAVYSQLLMEVDEEGNPLTYYVYGLGLISQEEATGEVSLYHYDRRGSTFALTNIDGDITDKYGYSPYGELIYSEGTRNHPFLYNGRYGVMTDENGLYYMRARYYNPEIKRFINRDVVQGSISSSLSLNKYAYVNGNPISYIDPFGLSRDSDDVGFFGKAWNLTKTTADFLVLEDARTLIDSDASFTAKVIAGASLFPAGKVLKLGKLFGKATSGVKATKESSNLSKVVKHNEAPNSLPYPMAGDNIGIQLGKSTKGPYSHIPDPKTVGEGKNFTAAQKHKIIQENMKTNNGVVKSDFSGEICCKPKKSQKGVTPPQNEWQIDHIFPRDKGGTNSYSNAQVLTRKENRDKSNK